Proteins from a single region of Parasedimentitalea psychrophila:
- a CDS encoding carbohydrate ABC transporter permease: MPATTQDTAVSSGKITRVFIYLVLLLSALFYLLPFFVMMVNSLKPLDEITGGNMMALPETWTIEPWLKAWSTAQIGVEATGLKPYFLNSILMVVPAVVISTGLGALNGYVLTKWRFRGDTILFGLLLFSCFIPFQIVLIPMATILGKIGLAGSIPGLVLVHVVYGVGFTTLYYRNYYASFPTELVRAAMIDGAGFFRIFWRIMLPVSGPITVVSVIWQFTNVWNDFLFGASFGGQTQPMTVALNNLVQSSTGVKEYNVHFAGAILAALPTLLVYIVAGRYFVRGLMAGSVKG, translated from the coding sequence ATGCCTGCCACAACACAAGACACCGCCGTCAGCTCTGGCAAGATCACCCGCGTATTTATCTACCTCGTGCTGTTGCTCTCCGCCTTGTTCTACCTGTTACCGTTCTTTGTCATGATGGTGAACTCGCTGAAGCCACTGGACGAAATCACCGGTGGCAACATGATGGCCCTGCCTGAGACATGGACGATCGAGCCCTGGCTCAAAGCCTGGTCCACAGCCCAGATCGGCGTCGAAGCAACCGGGCTAAAGCCGTATTTCCTGAACTCCATCCTGATGGTGGTGCCTGCTGTGGTTATTTCCACCGGGCTTGGCGCGCTGAATGGCTATGTGCTGACCAAATGGCGGTTTCGCGGCGATACAATCCTGTTTGGCCTGCTGCTGTTTTCCTGTTTTATCCCGTTTCAGATCGTGCTGATCCCGATGGCGACGATCCTCGGCAAAATCGGGCTCGCCGGGTCAATTCCCGGATTGGTGCTGGTCCATGTGGTCTATGGCGTTGGCTTTACCACGCTGTATTACCGCAACTATTATGCCTCTTTTCCAACCGAGCTAGTCCGCGCCGCGATGATCGACGGCGCTGGTTTCTTTCGCATCTTCTGGCGCATCATGCTGCCGGTTTCCGGACCAATCACCGTGGTATCGGTGATCTGGCAATTCACCAACGTCTGGAACGACTTCCTGTTTGGCGCCTCATTTGGCGGTCAAACCCAGCCCATGACGGTCGCCCTGAACAACCTCGTTCAATCCTCAACGGGTGTGAAAGAATACAACGTCCACTTTGCGGGCGCGATCCTCGCCGCCCTCCCCACTCTTCTCGTCTACATCGTCGCGGGCCGGTACTTTGTCCGCGGTCTGATGGCCGGATCTGTAAAAGGCTAA
- a CDS encoding ABC transporter ATP-binding protein → MGFLDISSVTKSYGNVEVLHHVDIAVEEGEFLVLVGPSGCGKSTLLNMIAGLEEITNGDISIKGRVMNGVHPSQRNIAMVFQSYALYPNMTVGQNMTFGLEMHGVEKPKRDMALAKVAKLLQIEQLLDRKPGQLSGGQRQRVAMGRALVREPDVFLFDEPLSNLDAKLRVDMRTEIKKLHEKLKTTIVYVTHDQIEALTLSTRIAVMNDGYVQQLGTPKEIYDTPANLFVATFMGSPAMNILPAKVSMIEGVPHAEIMNSTGQTTSLRFSQANMADWQGKELLLGIRPEALTDPEGADRKSRNIAMLPNTVEVIEPAGADTFVTTTLGGVNIIARMRADADVATGQMFNFAVNMEKAVVFNPKTEKRIAP, encoded by the coding sequence ATGGGTTTTCTCGACATCTCAAGCGTCACCAAATCTTACGGCAACGTCGAAGTCCTGCATCATGTCGACATCGCCGTCGAGGAGGGCGAATTCCTGGTGCTGGTCGGCCCATCGGGTTGCGGCAAGTCCACATTGCTGAACATGATCGCCGGGCTGGAGGAAATCACAAACGGGGATATTTCCATCAAGGGCCGTGTCATGAACGGCGTCCACCCCTCTCAGCGCAACATCGCAATGGTATTCCAAAGCTATGCTCTCTACCCGAATATGACCGTCGGGCAGAACATGACATTTGGGCTGGAAATGCACGGTGTTGAAAAGCCCAAGCGTGACATGGCGCTGGCAAAGGTTGCCAAGCTCCTTCAGATTGAACAGCTTCTGGATCGCAAACCCGGGCAGCTGTCCGGCGGGCAACGCCAGCGCGTGGCCATGGGCCGGGCTTTGGTCCGCGAACCGGATGTGTTCCTGTTTGACGAGCCCCTGTCCAACCTCGACGCAAAGTTGCGTGTCGATATGCGCACTGAGATCAAGAAGCTGCACGAAAAGCTGAAGACCACAATTGTCTATGTCACCCATGACCAGATTGAGGCCCTGACGCTGTCGACCCGGATTGCGGTGATGAATGATGGTTATGTCCAGCAACTGGGCACGCCCAAGGAAATCTACGACACACCAGCCAATCTGTTTGTTGCGACTTTCATGGGATCACCTGCAATGAATATCCTGCCTGCAAAGGTGTCGATGATCGAGGGCGTACCGCACGCCGAGATCATGAACAGCACAGGTCAAACGACAAGTCTTAGATTCAGCCAGGCCAATATGGCTGATTGGCAGGGCAAAGAGCTTCTTTTGGGCATTCGCCCAGAAGCGCTGACAGATCCGGAAGGCGCAGACCGCAAGTCCCGCAATATTGCGATGCTGCCAAACACCGTGGAGGTGATCGAGCCTGCAGGGGCCGATACCTTTGTCACGACCACTCTTGGTGGTGTGAACATCATCGCGCGGATGCGGGCCGATGCTGATGTTGCTACGGGTCAAATGTTCAATTTTGCCGTGAATATGGAAAAGGCCGTGGTGTTTAACCCAAAAACTGAGAAGCGTATCGCGCCTTAA